A window from Fervidicoccaceae archaeon encodes these proteins:
- a CDS encoding 50S ribosomal protein L44e — protein MKVPKQIRTYCPRCRKHTVHSVMLYKGGKRRKLAIGERRYRRKQEGYGSKRRPEQKRFAKTTKKQVLKLKCSECGYITHRRGIRLKKLEITEVA, from the coding sequence TTGAAGGTTCCAAAGCAAATAAGAACGTACTGTCCAAGGTGCAGGAAGCACACAGTGCACTCTGTAATGCTCTACAAAGGAGGGAAGAGAAGGAAGCTTGCAATTGGAGAGAGAAGGTATAGAAGGAAGCAGGAGGGCTATGGCTCAAAGAGAAGGCCAGAGCAAAAGAGATTTGCTAAAACAACGAAAAAGCAAGTTCTTAAGCTCAAGTGCTCTGAGTGTGGATATATAACACACAGAAGGGGAATCAGGCTAAAGAAGCTCGAAATAACGGAGGTGGCCTGA
- a CDS encoding 30S ribosomal protein S27e, with product MPKKNKIPIPEPRTKFILIRCPSCGNEQVVFSHATFPVRCLICGSQLVRPTGGRAMLQAQFIKIVG from the coding sequence ATGCCGAAGAAGAACAAAATACCTATACCGGAGCCTAGGACTAAATTCATATTGATAAGATGTCCGAGCTGCGGGAATGAGCAGGTTGTCTTCTCCCATGCCACGTTCCCTGTTAGGTGCCTCATTTGTGGAAGCCAGCTTGTCAGGCCTACAGGAGGAAGGGCCATGCTCCAGGCCCAGTTCATAAAAATTGTAGGTTAG
- a CDS encoding RNA-protein complex protein Nop10, whose protein sequence is MRWLLRKCRSCGRYTLEQSKCPYCGGELLVPHPPRFSPEDKYVKYRVLAKSTTERSSASA, encoded by the coding sequence ATGAGGTGGCTGTTGAGAAAGTGCAGGAGCTGCGGAAGGTACACCCTTGAGCAGAGCAAATGCCCATATTGCGGAGGGGAGCTCCTAGTTCCTCATCCTCCCAGATTTTCTCCTGAGGATAAATATGTTAAGTATAGAGTCCTGGCGAAATCTACCACGGAACGCTCTTCAGCTTCAGCTTGA
- a CDS encoding CDP-2,3-bis-(O-geranylgeranyl)-sn-glycerol synthase, protein MRILAEFFLIYLPPMVANGSPVVISKIVKTHPIDRGKKWRDGRRILGDGKSFEGMFGGIAAGGITAALLGLYSGSISEVATTGIVSSVGAILGDIIKSFFKRRMGIERGGMLPIADQLDFYLGSTLAILLCRGCLHPSLESFVLGLILIPLLHVLTNYIAFKLKLKSVPW, encoded by the coding sequence ATGCGAATACTAGCAGAGTTCTTTCTCATATACCTTCCTCCAATGGTTGCTAATGGATCACCTGTAGTGATCTCAAAGATAGTCAAGACTCACCCAATAGACAGAGGGAAAAAATGGAGAGATGGAAGGAGGATCCTTGGGGATGGGAAGAGCTTCGAGGGGATGTTTGGTGGAATAGCAGCAGGAGGAATAACTGCGGCACTGCTAGGGCTTTATTCTGGGAGTATATCCGAAGTTGCAACTACAGGAATAGTCTCATCAGTTGGTGCAATATTGGGCGATATAATTAAGTCCTTTTTCAAGCGGAGAATGGGGATTGAAAGAGGAGGGATGCTACCTATTGCTGATCAACTGGACTTCTACCTAGGCTCAACGCTTGCCATTCTTCTTTGCAGAGGCTGCCTTCACCCGTCCTTAGAGAGCTTTGTTCTAGGGCTAATACTTATCCCTCTGCTTCATGTTTTAACAAACTATATAGCATTCAAGCTGAAGCTGAAGAGCGTTCCGTGGTAG
- a CDS encoding Clp1/GlmU family protein, whose product MKIAAEKNGEYYWIKGPASISIEEGKVEINGAVFNQGEKIIVHSNRSYTFLLHGGSSAEVLGGAEFEIDSASREDIIVYENWKKKASELMDLCKKGECRVVVIGEVDSGKTSFATMIANTFLLNGKIPILIDADLGQNTLGLPGFIAMGKFNEKSIWPRELGWDFIAFLGRLSPRGVESELILQIKRMSEKVIGHPLIIDTDGWISGSEGESYKYRLISNLSPTIVIAVGEISNTLESLISGEAEIVKVGSPPRRARRDREERRLVKGEKILKFLSNASKRIIDLRNTPLFFETKMINRSFAALESKAEDGESDTVLEGVRGKADLEGRICALIGKGGWVRGIGIIEGLRRWELLVRTNYFEDIKIVQIGYIKLAGNTLIEFPLWGGEVARRAEVGRGIYKDRRKVRGEGKGFQ is encoded by the coding sequence GTGAAGATAGCTGCAGAAAAAAATGGAGAATATTATTGGATAAAAGGTCCAGCCAGCATAAGCATCGAAGAGGGGAAAGTGGAAATAAATGGAGCTGTTTTCAATCAGGGAGAAAAGATCATAGTGCATTCGAATAGAAGCTACACATTTTTACTGCATGGAGGGTCTTCTGCTGAGGTTCTAGGCGGAGCGGAATTCGAAATTGATAGTGCAAGCAGAGAGGACATTATAGTTTATGAGAACTGGAAGAAAAAAGCGAGTGAGCTAATGGATTTGTGCAAGAAGGGAGAGTGCAGAGTTGTAGTTATTGGTGAAGTAGACAGTGGGAAAACATCATTTGCAACTATGATAGCCAATACGTTTTTACTCAATGGAAAGATTCCGATTCTCATAGATGCTGATCTTGGTCAGAACACTCTTGGTCTTCCTGGATTCATCGCCATGGGAAAATTTAATGAGAAGAGCATATGGCCCAGAGAGCTAGGATGGGATTTCATAGCATTTTTGGGAAGGCTGTCTCCAAGAGGAGTTGAGAGCGAGCTGATTCTCCAAATAAAGAGAATGTCTGAGAAGGTAATAGGGCATCCTCTGATAATAGATACGGATGGATGGATCTCTGGAAGCGAGGGAGAATCGTATAAATATAGGCTAATAAGCAATCTCTCCCCTACTATTGTTATAGCTGTTGGGGAGATAAGCAACACGCTCGAGTCTCTGATTTCTGGAGAAGCTGAGATAGTGAAGGTTGGTTCACCTCCTAGGAGAGCTCGGAGAGATAGGGAGGAAAGGAGGCTAGTGAAGGGAGAGAAGATCCTGAAGTTTCTCTCCAATGCCTCCAAAAGAATCATTGATCTGAGGAATACACCCCTCTTCTTTGAAACCAAAATGATCAATCGCAGTTTTGCTGCATTGGAAAGTAAAGCTGAAGATGGAGAGAGCGATACAGTATTGGAGGGGGTGAGGGGAAAAGCCGATCTGGAAGGGAGAATATGTGCTTTAATAGGAAAGGGTGGGTGGGTTAGAGGAATAGGTATTATCGAGGGACTCAGGAGATGGGAGCTGCTCGTGAGAACAAACTATTTCGAGGACATAAAGATAGTCCAGATAGGTTATATAAAGCTCGCGGGGAATACATTAATCGAGTTTCCACTTTGGGGTGGAGAAGTTGCCAGGAGAGCTGAGGTTGGAAGAGGCATTTACAAGGATCGGAGAAAGGTACGAGGAGAGGGAAAGGGCTTTCAATGA
- a CDS encoding UbiD family decarboxylase, with the protein MPGELRLEEAFTRIGERYEERERAFNEEYEIALIIKREQGKRAVLLRGKRSLPLIVSNLFETREKMLRLLGLSTMEDLYEKTTMRTMEEEKAFIFERLEDHYEKINVGFDSLGALKYYEKDGGFYYTSSIIVVKTGKNHNASIHRIMVLDSRRAVARIVPRHLFKVYEENRKRGENTAITILLGSHPIVELTASISPPFDEFEFTLIPNFVGRKISVVRSPIHGNPVPLGTSFIIEAEITQEQIDEGPFVDIMGTYDRVRKQPLIEIKEIWALRNGELYSHAILPGGGEHQLLMGITKEAQIWKSVSSVVPKVHKVRLTPGGGGWLHAVVSIEKNHDDDGKNAILAALGAHPSLKHVVVVDSDIDPDDPFQVEWAIATRFQADKDLVLIRKARGSTLDPSAEDGSTSKMGLDATKPVSSPIRFERAKIPGE; encoded by the coding sequence TTGCCAGGAGAGCTGAGGTTGGAAGAGGCATTTACAAGGATCGGAGAAAGGTACGAGGAGAGGGAAAGGGCTTTCAATGAGGAATATGAAATAGCTCTTATAATCAAGAGAGAGCAGGGGAAGAGAGCTGTTCTCTTGAGAGGCAAGCGCAGCCTACCTCTCATAGTATCGAATTTATTCGAAACTAGAGAGAAGATGCTCAGGCTCCTCGGTCTTTCGACAATGGAGGATCTCTATGAGAAGACCACTATGAGAACTATGGAAGAGGAAAAAGCCTTCATCTTCGAGAGACTGGAAGATCACTATGAAAAGATAAATGTGGGATTCGATTCTCTGGGAGCTCTCAAGTACTATGAGAAGGATGGGGGATTCTACTACACTTCCTCAATAATAGTTGTGAAAACTGGAAAGAATCACAACGCGAGCATACATAGAATAATGGTTCTAGATTCAAGGAGGGCTGTTGCTAGGATAGTTCCCAGGCATCTCTTCAAAGTATATGAGGAGAACAGAAAGAGGGGGGAGAACACAGCAATAACTATCCTTTTAGGCTCACATCCGATTGTAGAGCTGACAGCTTCCATCTCCCCTCCATTTGATGAGTTTGAGTTCACTCTCATACCAAACTTCGTAGGAAGGAAGATCTCGGTTGTGAGAAGCCCGATTCATGGTAATCCAGTTCCTCTGGGAACATCCTTCATCATTGAGGCAGAAATAACCCAAGAGCAGATAGATGAGGGGCCGTTCGTTGACATAATGGGGACATATGATAGGGTAAGGAAGCAGCCTCTCATCGAGATAAAGGAGATATGGGCACTGAGAAATGGAGAGCTGTATAGCCATGCTATACTGCCAGGAGGAGGAGAGCATCAGCTCCTCATGGGAATAACAAAGGAAGCACAGATTTGGAAGTCTGTTAGCTCCGTTGTTCCCAAGGTCCACAAAGTTAGGCTCACTCCGGGAGGCGGTGGATGGCTTCATGCTGTCGTATCGATTGAGAAAAATCATGATGATGATGGAAAGAACGCAATACTTGCGGCCCTTGGAGCCCATCCAAGCCTGAAGCATGTAGTAGTGGTGGATAGTGATATTGATCCAGATGATCCATTTCAAGTTGAGTGGGCAATAGCAACTAGATTCCAAGCAGATAAGGATCTTGTATTGATAAGAAAGGCGAGGGGTTCAACGCTGGACCCAAGCGCCGAGGATGGCTCCACTTCAAAGATGGGATTAGATGCTACAAAGCCGGTTTCATCCCCAATTAGATTTGAGAGGGCAAAAATTCCTGGTGAGTAA